Proteins from a single region of Chromobacterium sp. ATCC 53434:
- a CDS encoding autotransporter outer membrane beta-barrel domain-containing protein — protein MSIFTMVESFQPKLSSVLVSALWGGVAVGLCSAGAAGAVLYMPEGQHQVVNGDRSGDSVEIGGGTATIVPGTVLGKDALGISLRQNNGFSTVGSGARLLGGIEMTDGAVGRFGEGPGPQAQSYRLAMGQNAVARLDNIQVRSSAQEGSEALHLQDNAAVTMTANTSVKSIEPWGDGMDLLHRSSAVVDGSHIEGYRSGVQTAGSSQLLLNGADVAGGVHGLTASQNSLVMVSGGQITSLGTHADAHGDVDNSGLFALADVSGEASLLVDISNHALIQARGARSAGLLVEAARAPLDVSVRDSVIRGDRDGIVVNRYSVYSDPSQLATLKLAGTQVVGGSGAAIRVDRDVQADIVLSRGTTLHAGNGVALQTERGSRTALTVENTVINGRAQNNGGSTDITLGEHGAWNGDMHGVSAVTVNDGARWTMDDSSEIGRLALNGGTVGLNGGSRTHTLTAQTLSGHGNFALNTDLAGQAGDKVVVSGQATGDHRLMVADTGRAIADPRRLQVVKTGGGGADFTLVNGTVDLGAYRYGLKRDGANWNLEPLTTQPYSASATSVLNLVSTTPTIWYGQVRTLQSRLGELRFERDQGGAWARPYASDYRIKSVTGGTVEQRQNGIALGADKGFAFGGGKAYLGGVFNYSSASLNNGVGASGSVDAYSVGMYGVWLAPSGFYLHGLANLNQFRDQGQAVMSNGVRASGSYHQNGVGVSLEAGRRVALPRDWFVQPYAQLAGVRMNGASVALDNGLRAEANHVASIQGSLGASLGKTLHTAGGGALEPYLRLAVSHEFIRNNNVMVNGQAFDADLDGSRLEVGVGVSGELGKRLSAHLDYAYATGPRLEKPFMIDAGLRYQW, from the coding sequence ATGTCTATTTTTACCATGGTTGAGTCGTTCCAGCCCAAGCTGAGCAGCGTTCTGGTTTCGGCCTTGTGGGGCGGCGTCGCGGTTGGGCTGTGCAGCGCCGGCGCCGCCGGCGCCGTGCTGTATATGCCGGAGGGGCAGCATCAGGTGGTCAACGGCGACCGTTCGGGGGACAGCGTGGAGATCGGCGGCGGAACGGCGACGATCGTGCCCGGCACGGTGCTGGGGAAGGACGCGCTGGGCATTTCGCTACGGCAGAACAACGGTTTCTCCACGGTGGGCAGCGGCGCGCGGCTGTTGGGCGGGATTGAAATGACGGACGGGGCCGTCGGCCGCTTCGGCGAAGGTCCCGGGCCGCAGGCGCAGAGCTACCGGCTGGCGATGGGACAGAACGCGGTGGCGCGGCTGGACAATATCCAGGTGCGCAGTTCGGCGCAGGAAGGCAGCGAGGCGCTGCATCTGCAGGACAATGCCGCGGTGACGATGACCGCCAACACGAGCGTCAAGTCCATTGAGCCGTGGGGAGACGGTATGGATTTGCTCCACCGGTCTTCCGCGGTGGTGGACGGCTCCCATATCGAGGGCTATCGGTCGGGCGTGCAAACGGCCGGCTCGTCGCAGCTGCTGCTGAACGGGGCCGATGTGGCCGGCGGCGTGCATGGCCTGACCGCGTCGCAAAACAGCCTGGTGATGGTGTCCGGCGGGCAGATCACTTCGCTGGGGACGCATGCGGACGCACACGGCGACGTCGACAACAGCGGTCTTTTCGCGCTGGCCGACGTAAGCGGCGAGGCGTCGCTGCTGGTCGATATATCCAATCATGCGCTGATCCAGGCGCGGGGCGCGCGCAGCGCCGGTCTGCTGGTCGAAGCCGCCAGGGCGCCGCTCGACGTGTCGGTGCGCGACTCCGTCATCCGGGGGGACCGGGACGGCATCGTCGTCAATCGGTATTCGGTCTATTCCGATCCGTCTCAGTTGGCCACGTTGAAGTTGGCTGGCACGCAAGTCGTCGGCGGCAGCGGCGCCGCGATCCGCGTCGACCGCGACGTCCAGGCCGACATTGTCTTGAGCCGGGGCACCACGCTCCATGCCGGCAACGGCGTGGCGCTGCAGACGGAAAGGGGCAGCCGCACCGCGCTGACGGTGGAGAACACCGTGATCAACGGCCGCGCGCAGAACAATGGCGGTTCGACCGATATCACGCTGGGCGAGCATGGCGCTTGGAACGGAGACATGCACGGCGTCAGCGCCGTCACCGTCAACGACGGCGCAAGATGGACGATGGACGACTCCTCCGAGATCGGACGGCTGGCCCTGAACGGCGGCACCGTCGGTTTGAACGGCGGCAGCCGCACGCATACGCTGACCGCGCAGACGCTTTCCGGCCATGGCAACTTCGCGTTGAACACCGATCTGGCCGGTCAGGCCGGGGACAAGGTGGTGGTGAGCGGGCAGGCGACCGGCGACCATAGGCTGATGGTCGCCGATACCGGCCGGGCGATCGCCGACCCGCGGCGTCTGCAAGTGGTGAAAACCGGCGGCGGCGGCGCCGACTTCACGCTGGTCAACGGCACGGTGGACTTGGGCGCCTACCGATACGGTCTGAAGCGGGACGGCGCCAACTGGAATCTGGAACCGCTGACGACACAGCCTTACAGCGCGTCGGCCACATCGGTGCTGAACCTGGTTTCCACGACCCCGACCATCTGGTACGGGCAGGTCCGCACCTTGCAGTCCCGGCTGGGCGAGCTGCGCTTCGAGCGGGATCAGGGCGGCGCCTGGGCCAGGCCCTACGCCAGCGATTACCGGATCAAGAGCGTGACCGGCGGCACGGTCGAGCAAAGGCAGAACGGCATCGCGCTCGGGGCGGACAAGGGCTTCGCCTTCGGCGGCGGCAAGGCCTACCTCGGCGGCGTGTTCAATTACAGCAGCGCGTCGCTGAACAACGGCGTCGGCGCCAGCGGCAGCGTCGATGCCTATTCCGTGGGCATGTACGGCGTATGGCTGGCCCCAAGCGGCTTCTATCTGCATGGTCTGGCCAACCTGAACCAGTTCCGCGATCAAGGCCAGGCGGTGATGAGCAACGGCGTGCGCGCGTCGGGAAGCTACCATCAGAACGGCGTCGGCGTCTCGCTGGAGGCGGGCCGCCGGGTCGCCTTGCCGCGCGACTGGTTCGTCCAGCCGTATGCGCAACTGGCCGGTGTCAGGATGAACGGCGCCAGCGTCGCGCTGGACAATGGCCTGCGCGCCGAGGCCAACCACGTGGCCTCGATCCAGGGCAGCTTGGGCGCCAGTCTGGGCAAGACGCTGCACACAGCGGGCGGCGGCGCGCTGGAACCCTATCTGAGGCTGGCCGTCAGTCACGAGTTTATCCGCAACAATAATGTGATGGTCAACGGGCAGGCCTTCGACGCCGACTTGGACGGCTCGCGGCTGGAGGTCGGCGTCGGCGTGTCCGGCGAGTTGGGAAAGCGGCTGAGCGCGCATCTCGACTACGCCTATGCGACCGGACCCCGGCTGGAAAAGCCGTTCATGATAGACGCGGGCCTGCGTTATCAGTGGTAA